In Geminocystis sp. NIES-3708, a single window of DNA contains:
- a CDS encoding EAL domain-containing protein yields the protein MNDELEIQHVIKIKYADIQQNIILKNEVYSIGRHSSNNIVIHHPTVSRYHCSILPVKYKDKNQQELFWIIDGDLKGNRSANGLFINGNKSLSHELKSGDKITIGGNEVEVIYLTCYSNSDEEITIPIPYISTDFENENIDERIFPESQSSITITNKEEHENFFIQEILFLLHSQDTRLNCPIFTINLRGEITYTNSYFRDKFPDFRNDFKSNLFLKNLQEDLKNTNKNFCLREIKYKDNYFTQYSHFIENQNQIKSYIFSFNQRDKIEKALIENEEKYRAVVRQISEGIILVDPVTKQIIEANQAYCSLIGYSNQEILTLKLYDLMAADADIIDSIIRKVQKNRLNLTQESIHRNSDGSLINVEVNISTIYYSAKEFICYAVRDITERKLAEEMLRYQACHDLLTELGNRNLFNEQLYKAIARAERYQYQFGVMFIDLDRFKNINDTLGHDIGDKFLQAVAYRLKKCLRSSDLIARWGGDEFTILLSEIKQSEDASIVSERIFESLKKPFQVMEYKLYGHLSIGIAIYPQDGDTSETLLKNADIALYRMKDQGGNNYQYYNPSMNHKKNELLRMEGYLYEAIKQKQLELYYQPQINIKTGKIIGMEALIRWHHPILGKVSPAQFIPIAEQTGLIKSIGEWVLFTACTQNKKWQNLGLPPLKIAVNLSPRQFQQQNLVNRFNDILKQTGLDPKYLELEITESSIIEHPDLTQHILNQLINLGISISMDDFGSGYSSLGYLKKFPFNKIKIDQSFVKELTNEPEDLAIISAVLTLGKGFNLQVVAEGIETLEQLTLLKELQCEMMQGYYFSHPLAVEDATNFIESMYQEKFSF from the coding sequence ATGAATGATGAATTAGAAATTCAACACGTCATTAAAATTAAATATGCTGATATTCAACAAAATATTATTTTAAAAAATGAAGTCTATTCTATTGGTCGTCATTCAAGCAATAATATAGTTATTCATCATCCTACCGTTTCTCGTTATCATTGTTCAATACTACCAGTAAAATATAAAGATAAAAATCAACAAGAATTATTTTGGATTATCGATGGTGATTTAAAAGGAAATCGTAGTGCAAATGGTCTATTTATTAATGGAAATAAATCTTTATCTCATGAATTAAAATCAGGAGATAAAATTACCATCGGTGGCAATGAAGTAGAAGTTATTTATTTAACTTGCTACTCTAACAGTGATGAAGAAATCACGATTCCTATACCATATATTAGTACAGATTTTGAAAATGAGAATATTGATGAGAGGATTTTTCCTGAATCACAATCAAGTATTACTATAACTAATAAAGAAGAACATGAAAACTTTTTTATACAAGAAATACTTTTTCTTTTACACAGTCAAGATACGAGATTAAATTGTCCTATTTTTACTATTAATTTAAGAGGAGAAATAACTTATACCAATAGTTATTTTAGGGATAAATTTCCTGATTTTAGGAATGATTTTAAAAGTAATCTTTTTCTTAAAAATTTACAAGAAGATTTAAAAAATACTAATAAAAACTTTTGTTTACGAGAGATAAAATATAAGGACAATTATTTTACCCAATACTCTCACTTTATTGAAAATCAAAATCAGATAAAAAGTTATATTTTTTCCTTTAATCAGCGAGATAAAATCGAAAAAGCCTTAATCGAAAATGAAGAAAAATATCGAGCAGTTGTTCGACAAATTTCTGAAGGTATTATTTTAGTTGATCCTGTTACTAAACAAATTATTGAAGCTAACCAGGCTTATTGTAGTTTAATCGGCTATTCCAATCAAGAAATTCTTACCCTAAAATTATATGATTTGATGGCAGCCGATGCTGATATTATTGATAGTATTATTCGCAAAGTACAAAAGAATCGTCTCAATTTGACTCAAGAATCAATTCATCGTAATAGTGACGGTTCTTTAATTAATGTAGAAGTTAATATTAGTACAATTTATTATAGTGCCAAAGAATTTATTTGCTACGCAGTTCGTGATATTACAGAAAGAAAATTGGCGGAAGAAATGTTACGTTATCAAGCCTGTCACGATTTATTGACAGAGTTAGGCAATCGTAATCTCTTCAACGAACAATTATACAAGGCGATCGCTCGTGCAGAACGGTATCAATATCAATTTGGTGTAATGTTTATCGATTTAGATCGGTTTAAGAACATTAATGATACATTAGGTCATGATATTGGAGATAAATTTTTACAAGCAGTAGCATATAGACTCAAAAAATGTTTACGTAGTTCCGACTTAATCGCACGATGGGGAGGAGATGAATTTACTATTTTATTATCAGAAATCAAGCAATCTGAAGATGCCTCTATTGTTTCTGAAAGAATTTTTGAATCCTTGAAAAAACCCTTTCAAGTAATGGAATATAAATTATATGGTCATCTAAGTATTGGTATTGCTATTTATCCTCAAGACGGCGACACATCAGAAACATTATTGAAAAATGCCGATATAGCTTTATATAGAATGAAAGATCAAGGAGGGAATAATTATCAATACTATAACCCCTCAATGAACCATAAAAAGAATGAATTACTACGTATGGAAGGATATTTATATGAAGCGATTAAACAAAAACAACTTGAACTATATTACCAACCACAAATTAACATAAAAACGGGAAAAATTATTGGTATGGAAGCCTTAATTCGTTGGCATCATCCCATCTTAGGCAAAGTTTCACCAGCCCAGTTTATCCCCATAGCCGAACAAACAGGCTTAATAAAATCTATTGGAGAATGGGTTTTATTTACCGCTTGTACACAGAATAAAAAATGGCAAAATTTAGGTTTACCACCATTAAAAATAGCTGTTAATTTATCCCCTAGACAATTTCAACAACAAAATTTAGTTAATCGTTTCAACGATATATTAAAACAAACAGGATTAGATCCAAAATATTTAGAACTAGAAATAACAGAAAGCAGTATCATAGAACATCCAGATCTAACTCAACATATATTAAATCAACTAATAAACTTAGGAATTTCTATTTCTATGGATGATTTTGGCTCAGGTTATTCTTCTTTGGGGTATCTAAAAAAATTTCCTTTCAATAAAATAAAAATAGATCAAAGTTTTGTAAAAGAATTAACAAATGAACCTGAAGATTTAGCCATTATTTCTGCTGTTCTTACTCTTGGGAAAGGATTTAACTTACAAGTAGTAGCGGAAGGTATTGAAACCTTAGAACAATTAACGTTATTAAAAGAATTACAGTGTGAGATGATGCAAGGATACTATTTTAGCCATCCTTTAGCCGTAGAAGATGCCACTAATTTTATTGAATCGATGTACCAAGAAAAATTTTCTTTCTAA
- the atpE gene encoding ATP synthase F0 subunit C, producing the protein MDPLVAAASVIAAALAVGIGAIGPGIGQGTAAGQAVEGIARQPEAEGKIRGTLLLSLAFMEALTIYGLVVALVLLFANPFA; encoded by the coding sequence ATGGATCCATTAGTCGCTGCTGCTTCCGTCATCGCTGCTGCCTTAGCTGTTGGTATTGGAGCTATCGGACCTGGTATTGGTCAAGGTACAGCTGCTGGTCAAGCAGTAGAAGGTATCGCTCGTCAACCTGAAGCTGAAGGTAAAATTCGTGGTACTTTACTTCTCAGTTTAGCGTTCATGGAAGCGTTAACTATTTATGGTTTAGTTGTTGCATTAGTATTATTATTTGCCAATCCTTTCGCCTAA
- a CDS encoding ATP synthase I has product MINSESSQTTIISQTIEVENNAPEKMKDSMKEFYELRNNLLIGTITIAVISFILVGCFYNFNTSLNYLLGSCFSLVYVNMLSREVERVGTSKRSIGATRLAIFAGLMIVATQRQQLQVIPIFLGFMTYKAAILFYILPMSLWGNLNKSEQNG; this is encoded by the coding sequence GTGATCAACTCTGAATCCTCCCAAACGACAATTATATCTCAAACCATTGAAGTTGAGAATAATGCACCCGAAAAAATGAAAGATTCTATGAAAGAGTTCTATGAACTTCGGAATAATCTTTTAATCGGAACTATTACAATCGCTGTAATTAGCTTTATTTTAGTTGGATGTTTTTATAACTTCAATACGAGCCTAAATTATTTATTAGGAAGTTGCTTCAGTTTGGTTTACGTCAATATGTTGTCACGGGAAGTAGAACGAGTTGGAACATCAAAAAGAAGTATTGGTGCAACACGATTAGCTATTTTCGCTGGTTTGATGATCGTTGCTACTCAAAGGCAACAATTACAAGTGATTCCGATTTTTCTCGGTTTCATGACTTACAAAGCCGCTATTCTTTTTTATATTTTACCCATGAGTTTATGGGGTAATCTAAATAAATCAGAACAAAATGGCTAA
- the atpH gene encoding ATP synthase F1 subunit delta: MQSAITAEVVEPYAEALMSLAEQKNVTEAIGEDVRNLLTLIRESADLKTFFASPLVKGEDKKVIIKQITGQINPYLLNFLLLLVDKKRIGFIEGVLAKYLEILRKLNNVVLAEVTSAVRLYEGDAEKLVEKIKNLTGATGVEIQTKIDPDIIGGVIIKVGSQVYDASLKGQLRRISLSVLGGN, translated from the coding sequence ATGCAAAGTGCTATTACCGCCGAAGTAGTAGAGCCTTATGCTGAAGCCCTAATGTCCCTAGCAGAACAAAAAAATGTTACTGAGGCAATTGGTGAAGATGTCCGTAATTTATTGACATTAATCCGAGAATCAGCAGATTTAAAAACATTTTTTGCTAGTCCATTGGTGAAAGGTGAGGACAAAAAAGTTATTATCAAACAAATAACGGGGCAAATTAATCCTTATTTGCTCAACTTTTTGTTGTTATTGGTAGATAAAAAACGTATAGGTTTTATTGAAGGTGTTTTAGCTAAATATCTCGAAATTCTGCGTAAGTTGAATAACGTTGTCTTAGCTGAAGTTACGTCTGCAGTGAGACTCTATGAAGGCGATGCAGAAAAATTAGTAGAGAAGATTAAAAATCTTACCGGTGCTACTGGTGTGGAGATTCAGACTAAAATTGATCCTGATATTATTGGTGGTGTAATCATCAAAGTCGGTTCTCAAGTGTATGATGCTAGTCTGAAAGGGCAATTGCGTCGTATTAGTCTTAGTGTTCTAGGTGGAAACTAA
- the atpB gene encoding F0F1 ATP synthase subunit A has protein sequence MELANTINLFNSVNLAAIEVGEHFYWEIGKYKIHGQVFLSSWFVIGVLLIASFVATRNVQRIPTGFQNFMEYVLDFLRGLAKEQIGEKEYRPWVPFIGTLFLFIFVSNWAGALIPWKLIEIPEGELSAPTVDINTTVAFALLTSLAYFYAGISKKGLGYFADYAQPSPIMVPFRAIEDFTRPLSLSFRLFGNILADELAVGVLVLLVPLIVPLPLMVLGLFTSAIQALIFATLAASYIGEAMETHGGEHHD, from the coding sequence ATGGAACTTGCAAACACAATAAATTTATTCAACTCTGTTAACTTAGCAGCTATCGAAGTTGGGGAACACTTTTACTGGGAGATCGGTAAATACAAAATACACGGACAAGTATTTCTATCCTCTTGGTTCGTCATTGGTGTTCTTCTTATTGCTTCATTTGTTGCTACTAGAAATGTCCAAAGAATCCCGACGGGTTTCCAAAATTTTATGGAATACGTCCTTGATTTCTTACGTGGTTTAGCGAAAGAGCAAATTGGTGAAAAAGAATATCGCCCTTGGGTACCTTTTATCGGCACATTATTTTTATTTATATTTGTGTCTAACTGGGCTGGGGCTTTAATTCCTTGGAAGTTGATCGAAATCCCCGAAGGAGAGTTGTCCGCTCCTACTGTTGACATCAACACTACCGTCGCATTTGCTTTATTAACATCCTTAGCTTATTTCTATGCGGGGATTAGTAAAAAAGGTTTAGGTTACTTTGCTGATTATGCACAGCCTTCTCCTATAATGGTTCCCTTCCGTGCTATTGAAGACTTTACTCGTCCTCTTTCCCTAAGTTTCCGTTTATTCGGTAATATCTTAGCGGATGAATTAGCTGTAGGGGTATTGGTTTTATTAGTACCTTTAATCGTTCCTTTACCTTTAATGGTATTAGGATTATTTACCAGTGCTATCCAAGCCTTAATCTTTGCTACCCTAGCCGCATCCTATATTGGAGAAGCTATGGAAACTCATGGGGGAGAACACCACGATTAG
- a CDS encoding HEAT repeat domain-containing protein: MNTQTNIKAISQLIEAVEKADSANQLLDAVKELAESKSTEAIPTLIQVLGYNNPGAAVAATDGLIAIGDSVIEPLWHSLDQYNYGARAWAVRIFAGIGDIRALDLLIKTAINDFSLSVRRAATKGLGSLQWHQLPSEKIISTQSQILDTLLITINDGEWVVRYASVVSLENLYQAIDFCQENLRNKIKENLMRIMNEDVEITIQSRAKLALKKIDNK, from the coding sequence ATGAATACCCAAACAAATATTAAAGCTATCAGTCAACTAATTGAGGCAGTAGAAAAAGCCGATTCAGCGAATCAGTTATTAGATGCCGTCAAAGAATTAGCAGAAAGTAAATCGACAGAAGCTATACCAACTTTAATTCAAGTATTAGGTTATAATAACCCGGGTGCTGCGGTTGCCGCTACGGATGGTTTAATTGCCATCGGTGATTCTGTCATTGAACCTTTATGGCATAGTTTAGATCAATACAACTATGGTGCAAGAGCATGGGCTGTAAGAATTTTTGCGGGAATTGGTGATATTCGGGCGTTAGATTTGTTGATAAAAACTGCGATTAATGACTTTTCTTTAAGTGTTAGACGGGCGGCGACAAAGGGCTTAGGTAGTTTACAATGGCATCAATTACCCTCAGAAAAAATTATTTCTACCCAATCTCAAATTTTAGATACTCTTTTAATTACTATAAATGATGGTGAATGGGTTGTACGTTATGCTTCAGTAGTTTCCCTTGAGAATTTATATCAGGCTATTGATTTTTGTCAGGAAAATTTGCGTAATAAAATTAAAGAAAATTTGATGCGAATAATGAATGAAGATGTCGAAATTACCATTCAAAGCCGTGCTAAACTAGCATTGAAAAAAATAGATAATAAATAA
- a CDS encoding F0F1 ATP synthase subunit B', with protein sequence MTQCILLAAETAEGGLFDINATLPLMAIQFLLLATILNILFYKPLGKAIDDRANYVQGQLDQAKKQKQEAIALAQKYEQELKEVRKQSQGIIATAQSEAQKIVSDQVQQAQQEVIVERQKASDQIEAERVAALSSLEQEVTTLTRQILEKVVGLEFVK encoded by the coding sequence ATGACACAATGCATATTATTGGCGGCTGAAACCGCAGAAGGTGGATTATTTGATATTAATGCGACTTTGCCTTTAATGGCAATTCAGTTTTTACTGTTAGCAACAATACTCAATATCCTCTTTTATAAACCTTTAGGTAAGGCTATTGATGACCGAGCAAATTATGTTCAAGGTCAGTTAGATCAAGCCAAAAAACAGAAACAAGAGGCGATCGCCCTTGCTCAAAAATACGAACAAGAATTAAAAGAAGTCCGTAAACAATCTCAAGGAATTATAGCTACTGCACAATCTGAAGCTCAAAAAATTGTATCAGATCAGGTACAACAAGCACAGCAAGAAGTAATTGTTGAGCGTCAAAAAGCCTCAGATCAAATTGAAGCAGAAAGAGTAGCGGCTTTAAGTTCCCTAGAACAAGAAGTCACTACCTTAACTAGACAGATTCTTGAGAAAGTCGTCGGACTTGAATTTGTAAAATAA
- a CDS encoding class I SAM-dependent methyltransferase — MNIVSKNNPFLEKIFEIINNSPHKKITFAEYMNLCLYDSEYGYYNSDKIIIGNQGDFFTSSSLSSDFGELLAIQLEEFWQVLGKPPNFKLVEMGAGNGNLAFAIINYILHYYPDFASHVEYIIIEKSQTLKLQQEKLLLEHFNDDISIKWKDWNSLGDNSVTGCFVSNELIDAMPVHLIRYSQEKLQEIYITENNNKLFTITDSLSHENISNYFQIIDIHFSKDIYPDNYQTEVNLQAIDWLYQVFTKLKQGYLLTIDYGYSAQKYYHPQRSQGTLKCYYQHRHHDNPYVNIGNQDITCHANFTVLEEYGKLFGLSNLGYTKQALFLMSLGLGDRLNELSNGKMSLTEILQRRQQLHSLINPEGLGNFCVLLQSKNLSLLQNQSTLKGFSYK, encoded by the coding sequence ATGAATATTGTTAGTAAAAATAATCCATTTTTAGAAAAAATTTTTGAGATTATTAATAATTCTCCCCATAAAAAAATAACCTTTGCTGAATATATGAATTTATGTTTATACGATTCAGAATATGGTTATTATAACTCAGACAAAATTATTATCGGCAACCAAGGAGACTTTTTTACTTCCTCCTCTTTATCTTCAGATTTTGGAGAATTATTAGCAATTCAACTAGAAGAATTTTGGCAAGTTTTAGGTAAACCACCTAACTTTAAATTAGTAGAAATGGGTGCAGGAAATGGTAATTTAGCTTTTGCCATTATTAATTATATTCTTCATTATTATCCTGATTTTGCTTCTCATGTTGAATATATTATTATTGAAAAATCTCAAACTTTAAAACTTCAACAAGAAAAGTTATTATTAGAGCATTTTAATGATGATATTTCAATCAAGTGGAAAGATTGGAATTCTCTTGGTGATAATTCAGTTACTGGTTGTTTTGTTAGTAATGAATTAATTGATGCCATGCCTGTTCATTTAATAAGATATTCTCAAGAAAAATTACAAGAAATATATATTACTGAAAATAATAATAAATTATTTACGATTACCGATTCTCTTTCTCATGAAAACATATCTAATTATTTTCAAATAATCGATATTCATTTTTCTAAAGATATTTATCCTGATAATTATCAAACAGAAGTAAATTTACAAGCTATTGACTGGCTTTACCAAGTATTTACTAAATTAAAACAAGGTTATTTATTGACTATTGACTATGGTTATTCCGCCCAAAAATATTATCATCCTCAACGTAGTCAAGGCACGTTAAAATGTTATTATCAACATCGTCATCATGATAACCCTTATGTCAATATTGGTAATCAAGATATTACTTGTCATGCTAATTTTACAGTCTTAGAAGAATATGGAAAATTATTTGGTTTAAGTAATCTAGGATACACAAAACAAGCATTATTTTTAATGAGTTTAGGATTAGGCGATCGTTTAAATGAATTATCCAATGGTAAAATGTCTTTAACAGAAATATTGCAAAGAAGACAACAATTGCATAGTTTAATTAATCCTGAAGGTTTAGGTAATTTTTGTGTTTTATTACAAAGTAAAAATCTCTCATTATTGCAAAATCAATCTACTTTGAAAGGATTTAGCTATAAATAA
- a CDS encoding chromophore lyase CpcT/CpeT — MSHSTNIKALARLMAADFSNQQQALDNPPFFAHIRVCMRPLPESLLDGISLFLEQAYDFLPSQPYRLRVFKIQAVDDHLELEHYKLKEETKFYGASRNLQKLKELTLDDIEKMNGCDMIAHWNIDHFKGYVKPGKACIVVRKGKESYLDNSFEINEEKLISFDRGRDLITDELLWGSVAGPFHFTRVQSFAHEV, encoded by the coding sequence ATGAGTCATTCCACTAATATTAAAGCCTTAGCGAGGTTGATGGCAGCAGATTTTAGCAACCAACAACAAGCATTAGATAATCCACCTTTTTTTGCACATATTAGAGTTTGTATGCGCCCATTACCTGAGTCTTTATTAGATGGTATAAGTTTATTTTTAGAACAAGCCTACGATTTTTTACCTAGTCAACCTTACCGCTTAAGAGTATTCAAGATTCAAGCAGTAGATGATCATTTAGAATTAGAACATTATAAATTAAAAGAAGAAACTAAATTTTATGGTGCTTCGAGAAATTTACAAAAATTAAAAGAATTAACTCTTGATGATATTGAAAAAATGAATGGTTGCGATATGATTGCCCATTGGAATATTGATCATTTTAAAGGTTATGTTAAACCGGGTAAAGCCTGTATTGTTGTTAGAAAAGGAAAAGAATCTTATCTTGATAATAGCTTTGAAATCAATGAAGAAAAATTAATCAGTTTTGATAGAGGAAGAGACTTGATTACTGATGAATTATTATGGGGTTCAGTTGCAGGACCATTTCATTTTACTAGAGTACAAAGTTTTGCTCATGAAGTTTAA
- a CDS encoding F0F1 ATP synthase subunit B: protein MVTLFYLATEETAGGFGISSDILGSNLINLIIVIGLLVVYGGKIVGNILTERSNRIAEEIQEAENRASVAAKALAEGKENLNQAQVKAQKIKSDAESTAEKLRAEILAQGQKDIERMRATAVQELDSERAKVVAGLKKRIAVLALEKAEQQLRETLTDEVQGKLISRAVDQLGG, encoded by the coding sequence ATGGTGACTTTATTTTATCTAGCCACGGAAGAAACTGCCGGCGGATTTGGTATAAGTTCAGATATTCTCGGCTCTAACTTAATCAACTTAATCATCGTAATTGGGTTGTTAGTAGTCTATGGTGGAAAAATTGTGGGTAATATTCTCACAGAAAGAAGCAATAGAATCGCTGAAGAAATTCAAGAAGCGGAAAATCGTGCTTCCGTTGCTGCTAAGGCTTTAGCTGAAGGAAAAGAAAACTTAAACCAAGCTCAAGTTAAGGCTCAAAAAATCAAATCTGATGCAGAGTCCACCGCCGAAAAACTACGGGCGGAAATTTTGGCACAAGGACAAAAAGACATTGAAAGAATGAGAGCTACTGCCGTACAAGAGTTAGACTCCGAAAGGGCGAAAGTAGTAGCAGGTTTGAAAAAAAGAATTGCTGTATTAGCTCTCGAAAAGGCTGAACAGCAGTTAAGAGAAACTTTGACTGATGAAGTTCAAGGTAAGCTCATTAGTCGTGCGGTTGACCAATTAGGAGGTTAA